One region of Anoplopoma fimbria isolate UVic2021 breed Golden Eagle Sablefish chromosome 10, Afim_UVic_2022, whole genome shotgun sequence genomic DNA includes:
- the aste1b gene encoding protein asteroid homolog 1 — translation MGVHGLTTFVEGNRNLLQDVKFRDSSLVIDGCSLYFRLYFNHSLDQQHGGDYDAFACLLTQFFSALAACNIQPYVVLDGGIDPSDKKFPTLRQRLQSKIKEADSLSHGRNGSVLPILTRDVFIQVLIQSGVPLVQCPAEADWEIACLARQWNCPVLTNDSDFYIFDLPGGYLPLSSFQWTNLNGKASHRYISARCYTTNGLCRRFGGMNKDLLPLFAVLAGNDYAMPKDAEKILDLISVSGLGRGGGKGRAPVSRIEGYLHWLSSFSNSAAALEEVSILMGEGGGGVRGKRGQKGGLSSQLWAGMQEYHITTQSSLAHWFSEGKAAPGGWTSLLPECLSLAAAQGLLAPLVVDALVMRRVLLIPQVENSRLASSHCSASAIRQAIYGILLQKGQDVQAQDMRVHENISQGMRGGRGRGGRGRGGGQVVGGRGQVIISPTQLGVDSGFGIEQAAGAALVSAQGYSAPVCVEEYDRMDLHLKKNQLEAHPLRTPVLLATLGQAPVKVRLGVLLEVLGLKESALAPVPLHLSLVVAVTAFWLREAKPTPSQLQLQALVLGIVYGELSRSNQPGAAHHQHTVPQLNWAAERNVWAWLDRQRVRPGERRGLDIGAAHSFSQWQACLWSALCLNQLLLQPLPEPHLSWLYSGTLVHGLLKYLRGGQAAESLLVGGSFSGLLYLSLLDTVRSCSFKTHPSSSAAARGKRGGGRGRRGRGRGGAGRGGRGRGRGTEEINNRFSLLMSDEESDD, via the exons ATGGGTGTCCACGGTTTGACCACCTTTGTGGAGGGGAACAGAAACTTACTCCAAGATGTGAAGTTCAGGGACAGCAGCCTGGTTATTGATGGCTGCAGTCTGTATTTCCGCCTCTACTTTAACCACAGTTTGGACCAGCAGCATGGAGGGGACTATGATGCATTCGCTTGCTTGCTCACCCAGTTCTTCTCTGCGTTGGCGGCCTGTAACATCCAGCCATATGTGGTACTGGATGGAG GGATTGACCCAAGTGACAAGAAGTTTCCCACTCTGCGTCAGCGTCTGCAGTCCAAGATAAAGGAGGCAGACAGTCTCTCCCATGGCCGCAATGGCTCTGTTCTCCCCATCCTCACAAGAGATGTTTTCATCCAGGTCCTCATCCAGAGCGGTGTCCCACTGGTCCAGTGtccagctgaggctgattggGAAATTGCATGTTTGGCTCGCCAGTGGAACTGCCCAGTTCTGACCAATGACAGTGATTTTTACATCTTTGATCTGCCAG GTGGTTACCTGCCTCTCAGTTCCTTCCAGTGGACCAACCTTAACGGTAAAGCCTCTCACCGCTACATCTCGGCCCGTTGCTACACCACTAACGGGCTGTGTCGCCGGTTTGGCGGCATGAACAAGGATTTGCTTCCCTTATTTGCCGTCCTTGCTGGTAATGATTACGCCATGCCAAAAGATGCTGAAAAAATCCTAGATCTGATCAGTGTGAGTGGATTAGGGAGAGGTGGTGGCAAAGGTAGAGCACCTGTTTCCCGCATTGAGGGTTACCTCCACTGGCTGTCCTCTTTTTCAAATTCAGCAGCTGCACTGGAGGAAGTCAGCATTCTTAtgggggagggaggtggaggcgTACGGGGCAAGAGAGGACAGAAGGGGGGGCTCAGTTCACAGCTGTGGGCGGGTATGCAGGAGTACCACATCACCACTCAAAGCTCTCTGGCTCACTGGTTCTCTGAAGGTAAGGCAGCTCCTGGAGGGTGGACCTCTCTGCTGCCAGAGTGCCTGTCGCTGGCTGCAGCTCAGGGACTATTGGCTCCCTTGGTGGTAGATGCCCTGGTGATGCGAAGGGTCCTGCTCATCCCGCAGGTGGAAAACAGCAGGCTAGCCAGCAGCCATTGCAGTGCCAGTGCCATACGCCAGGCTATATATGGTATATTACTGCAGAAAGGCCAAGATGTCCAGGCACAGGATATGAGGGTGCATGAAAACATCAGCCAGGGTATGAGAGGTGGGAGAGGCCGAGGGGGAAGGGGGCGAGGAGGGGGTCAGGTTGTTGGAGGTAGGGGTCAGGTAATTATTTCACCCACACAGCTGGGTGTTGATTCAGGATTTGGCATTGAACAAGCAGCTGGTGCAGCTCTAGTATCAGCCCAGGGCTATAGTGCTCCCGTGTGTGTGGAGGAGTACGACCGCATGGATCTGCACCTGAAGAAAAACCAGTTAGAAGCACATCCGCTCAGAACCCCCGTACTTCTAGCCACACTCGGCCAG GCTCCTGTGAAAGTTCGTCTCGGTGTCCTGTTAGAAGTCTTGGGACTGAAGGAGTCTGCCCTGGCTCCTGTTCCTCTCCACCTAAGCCTGGTCGTAGCAGTGACAGCCTTCTGGCTCCGAGAGGCCAAACCAACACCCTCACAGCTCCAGCTCCAGGCTCTGGTGCTTGGCATAGTTTACGGAGAGCTGTCCCGGAGCAACCAGCCTGGAGCTGCCCACCACCAACATACAG TCCCACAGCTTAACTGGGCTGCAGAGCGCAACGTGTGGGCATGGCTGGATCGACAACGCGTGAGGCCAGGGGAGAGGCGGGGCTTGGATATCGGAGCGGCTCACAGTTTCAGCCAATGGCAGGCCTGCCTCTGGAGTGCACTGTGTCTTAATCAGCTATTGCTGCAGCCACTGCCTGAACCCCACCTGTCATG GTTGTACAGTGGTACGTTGGTGCACGGTCTCCTCAAGTATCTGAGAGGAGGCCAGGCGGCTGAATCTCTCCTCGTTGGGGGTTCCTTTTCCGGACTGCTCTACTTATCCTTGCTGGACActgtgaggagctgcagctttaaGACCCATCCTTCCTCTTCGGCAGCAGCGAGGGGGAAGAGAGGCGGAGGCcggggaaggagaggaagaggaagagggggagctggaagaggaggaaggggaagggGGAGAGGGACTGAGGAGATAAACAACAGGTTTTCTCTTCTGATGAGCGACGAGGAGTCTGACGATTga
- the smarcc1b gene encoding SWI/SNF complex subunit SMARCC1b has product MATMSGGTNLGTPGTSQASSATSTHRRKDSSPSSRFWESPDTLAQLEVVRQWVGKHYKKYVLVDAPSCQALAGVTLQLLQFQEDAFGRQATGPALTKLPAQCFLDLRPGGGLCHILGTAYKFKAEQGWRRFDLQNPSRTERNVEMFGAIERALIQNNCMSMPVVYVDPTLDQELASRLTDIVTKHRGTLTEDRTLASHHIYSSPASTEEDDWMRPVLRKDKHVLVHWGKHPDSYDSWLSSSDVEREVEEPPQSEKPWRVHVGWVLDTDVFNEWMNEEDYYVDERNVPIIFRQRIHLRDDQDSKSTPSKKRRRSPSPPSSEGRKKGKKGRRREKQEEEREEDLTKDMEDPTPVPNMEEVVLPKNVNLKKDSENTPVKGGMMADLDELEDDFPGRDDEEGRGEIPRLSEVEDNITEQTHHIIIPSYTSWFNYNSIHAIEKRALPEFFNGKNKSKSAEIFLAYRNFMIDTYRLNPQEYLSSTSCRRNLTGDVCAVIRVHAFLEQWGLVNYQVDAESRPLPMGPPPTPHFNVLADTPSGLAPLQHKPLQVSASQHMLYFPEKSKEKPSDCQNFGLRSDIYTKKHPKTKGTSAGREWTEQETLLLLEALEVYRDDWNKVSEHVGSRTQDECILHFLRLPIEDPYLEDSSASLGPLAYQPVPFSQSENPVMSTVAFLASVVDPRVASSAAKAALEEFSRVQVESVDKISEMSNQPDKTESMDAEIIETNSTSHQVPLRVDGLTVEPIRAKVEGELVKRENTENIVTEERDGRGDDDESVGRGDVDEARVIEQDLVEGSVVTAAAAALASAATKAKHLAAVEERKIKSLVALLVETQMKKLEIKLRHFEELETIMDREKEALEQQRQQLLTERQTFHTEQLKQAEIKVRQQREQQGQPGYTMQHSALPPPSGQPMPNRMMPGGGNAQAMAPRHPGAPNGMYPSSQPDGTAPAQPGPPASSHS; this is encoded by the exons ATGGCCACAATGTCGGGAGGAACAAACCTCGGCACTCCTGGGACAAGCCAAGCCAGCTCCGCAACGTCCACACATCGGAGAAAAGACAGCAGCCCTTCTTCTCGGTTCTGGGAGAGTCCGGATACTTTAGCCCAGCTGGAGGTGGTGCGACAGTGGGTCGGGAAGCACTACAAAAAG TACGTGCTGGTGGATGCTCCATCGTGTCAGGCTCTGGCAGGAGTCACCCTGCAGCTTCTGCAGTTCCAGGAGGATGCCTTTGGCAGACAAGCCACCGGTCCTGCTCTCACCAAACTGCCC GCACAGTGCTTCCTGGACCTGCGGCCAGGGGGTGGACTCTGCCACATCCTTGGCACTGCCTACAAGTTCAAGGCTGAGCAAGGCTG GCGGAGGTTTGACTTGCAGAATCCATCAAGAACTGAAAGAAATGTTGAGATGTTTGGTGCTATTGAAAGAGCCCTGATCCAG AACAACTGTATGTCAATGCCTGTGGTGTATGTGGACCCTACACTGGATCAGGAGCTGGCAAGCAGACTTACGGATATTGTCACCAAACACCGG GGTACTCTCACTGAGGACCGAACGCTCGCCAGTCACCACATCTACTCCTCACCTGCTTCTACAGAGGAAG ATGATTGGATGCGTCCTGTCCTGCGCAAAGACAAACATGTCTTGGTACACTGGGGCAAGCACCCTGACag TTATGACAGTTGGCTGTCTTCAAGTGATGTTGAACGAGAGGTTGAAGAGCCACCACAATCAGAAAAGCCGTGGCGG GTCCATGTCGGCTGGGTTCTGGACACAGATGTTTTCAACGAGTGGATGAACGAAGAAGACTATTATGTGGATGAGCGGAATGTACCAATCATTTTCCGCCAGCGCATTCACCTCAGAGACGACCAG GACTCCAAATCCACCCCCTCCAAAAAGAGAAGAcgctccccctctcctccctcctctgaaggcagaaagaaaggaaagaaggg GAGAAGGCGCGAAAAGCAGGAGGAAGAGCGAGAAGAGGACTTGACCAAAGACATGGAGGACCCTACACCTGTTCCTAACATGGAGGAGGTTGTACTACCCAAAAAtg TCAACCTGAAGAAGGACAGTGAGAATACTCCTGTCAAAGGGGGGATGATGGCTGACCTGG atGAACTGGAGGATGATTTCCCAGGAAGG gatgatgaggaggggagaggggagataCCTCGCCTGTCAGAGGTAGAGGACAATATCACAGAACAAACCCATCATATCATAATACCAAGCTACACATCTTGGTTCAATTACAACAG CATTCACGCGATAGAGAAACGCGCATTGCCTGAATTCTTCAATGGAAAGAATAAGTCCAAATCGGCAGAAAT CTTCCTGGCATACCGTAACTTCATGATCGACACATACCGGCTCAACCCCCAGGAATACCTCAGTTCGACGTCCTGCAGACGCAACCTCACTGGAGACGTCTGTGCTGTCATTAG GGTTCATGCGTTTCTGGAACAGTGGGGTTTGGTTAACTACCAGGTGGATGCAGAAAGCAGGCCCCTCCCCATGGgacccccacccacccctcaTTTCAACGTACTGGCTGACACACCGTCCGGGCTGGCCCCCCTACAACACAAACCCCTGCAG GTGTCAGCCTCGCAGCACATGTTGTATTTCCCggaaaaaagcaaagagaagcCTTCAGACTGCCAGAACTTTGGTCTGCGCTCCGACATCTACACCAAGAAACACCCAAAG ACTAAAGGTACAAGTGCAGGAAGGGAATGGACCGAGCAAGAGACGCTCTTGCTTTTAGAG gCCTTAGAGGTGTACAGAGATGACTGGAACAAAGTATCCGAGCATGTGGGCTCCAGAACACAGGACGAGTGTATCCTCCACTTCCTTCGTCTGCCAATAGAGGACCCTTATCTAGAAGACTCCTCGGCCTCCCTTGGCCCACTGGCGTACCAGCCTGTgcctttcagccaatcagaaaacCCCGTCATGAGCACAGTGGCTTTCCTGGCATCCGTGGTGGACCCACGAGTGGCTTCATCCGCAGCTAAGGCTGCACTGG AGGAGTTTTCCAGAGTGCAGGTGGAGTCGGTGGATAAGATCTCTGAAATGTCCAACCAGCCTGACAAAACAG AGTCGATGGATGCAGAGATAATTGAAACAAACTCCACCTCCCATCAG GTCCCTTTAAGGGTAGATGGGCTCACGGTGGAACCCATTCGGGCCAAAGTAGAGGGCGAACTAGTTAAAAGGGAAAATACCGAAAATATAGttacagaggagagagatg GAAGGGGAGATGACGACGAGAGCGTAGGGAGGGGAGATGTGGATGAGGCGAGAGTGATAGAGCAGGATCTGGTGGAGGGCAGCGTCGTcacggcagcagcagctgctctggCCTCAGCTGCCACAAAGGCCAAG CACTTGGCAGcagtagaggagaggaagataaaGTCCCTGGTGGCTCTGCTGGTGGAGACCCAGATGAAGAAGCTGGAGATCAAACTGAGGCACTTTGAGGAGCTGGAGACCATCATGGACCGCGAGAAAGAGGCT ctggagcagcagcggcagcagctcCTGACGGAGAGACAGACGTTCCACACGGAGCAGCTGAAACAGGCAGAGATAAAGGTTCGCCAGCAGAGGGAGCAGCAGGGGCAGCCGGGATACACGATGCAGCATTCAG CCTTGCCTCCTCCTTCAGGCCAGCCCATGCCCAACCGGATGATGCCTGGTGGAGGAAACGCCCAGGCGATGGCCCCTCGACACCCAGGAGCTCCCAATGGCATGT ACCCGTCCTCACAGCCTGATGGGACAGCACCAGCTCAGCCGGGTCCTCCAGCATCCAGTCACAGCTGA